In Megalobrama amblycephala isolate DHTTF-2021 linkage group LG10, ASM1881202v1, whole genome shotgun sequence, one DNA window encodes the following:
- the manba gene encoding beta-mannosidase isoform X1: MNHAVWCFACFCLFEAVSLEIFSLDGEWKLLNSNSSVSVSAEVPGCVHTALQRQGFISDPYYRFNDLNYRWISLDNWTYTTSFSVPAHVRGKGKAVLVFEGVDTISTVSLNGVVIGKTDNMFRRYDFEVTGLLKDQENVLQVWIMSAVTYASQRSRAHTEYRVPPDCPPPVQKGECHVNFIRKAQSSFSWDWGPSFPTLGIWKGVRLEVFNTLRVLSFTTVPKYDSGNSSWNFEVELFFDVVVASKALVLVSIPLLHSEEFHLSLTPGQSRKSFVLQINKSVSLWWPFGHGEQPLYELEIQIKVEDGETFNAQRKVAFRTVELIQEPIPSSPGLSFYFRINGRPIFLKGSNWIPVHAFQDQVTADMISVLLRSAQKANMNALRVWGGGVYEQDLFYSLCDTYGIMIWQDFMFACALYPTEKDFIQTVREEVTQQVRRLKSHPSVVIWSGNNENEAAIAADWFNISAAERPLYVRDYVSLYVENIRDLVLQEDGTRPFLVSSPTNGVESEKEGWVAHDPYDPHYGDTHYYSYYNDCWNWTAFPRTRFASEYGFQSWPSFSTLRKVSVSSDWDFSSNFSSHRQHHEDGNQQMLKQAELHYILPNRSDPVQRYRDTLYITQVMQAQCVKIQTEFYRRSRSDIVEGKGHTMGTLYWQLNDIWQGPSWSSVEFGGKWKMLHYWAADFFAPVLSAAVEDEGDLLIYAVSDTHSEQHKVKATVKFFSWSSFDAVCSLESNVTAVKAGGSTLVFQHPISALLEQCGSCTRRSCVVTFHLSSPEGQMISPLNHIFLSSPRHAEGLQKPGITFTVKDAGIVQSFVVTLHCSFPAVYVWLDVDDIPGHFNVNGFLMLSNTSTVTFGAWRPTTAEEITANLHLTSLRDVY; encoded by the exons ATGAATCACGCGGTCTGGTGCTTTGCGTGCTTTTGCCTGTTCGAGGCGGTTTCTCTGGAGATCTTCTCTCTGGACGGGGAATGGAAGCTGCTGAACTCGAACTCGTCTGTTTCTGTCAGCGCCGAGGTCCCGGGCTGTGTTCACACTGCTCTGCAGCGCCAGGGCTTCATCTCG GATCCATATTACAGGTTTAATGACCTGAACTACAGATGGATTTCACTGGACAACTGGACCTACACTACATCATTCTCAGTGCCTGCTCATGTGAG AGGGAAAGGGAAAGCCGTCCTGGTGTTTGAAGGAGTCGACACAATCTCTACCGTTTCCCTCAATGGAGTCGTCATCGGAAAGACAGACAATATGTTTCGCAGATAT GATTTTGAAGTTACTGGGCTGCTCAAGGATCAAGAGAATGTTCTCCAGGTGTGGATTATGTCGGCGGTGACGTACGCGTCTCAGAGGAGTCGTGCCCACACTGAGTACAGAGTCCCACCTGACTGTCCTCCTCCGGTACAGAAAGGAGAGTGTCACGTCAACTTTATCCGAAAG GCTCAGAGCTCGTTCAGCTGGGACTGGGGTCCATCTTTCCCAACTCTGGGCATCTGGAAAGGAGTTCGGCTCGAGGTCTTCAACACTTTAAGGGTTCTAAGTTTTACCACAGTTCCAAAATATG ACTCTGGAAATTCAAGCTGGAATTTTGAAGTGGAGTTGTTCTTCGATGTTGTTGTTGCATCGAAGGCTCTCGTCCTCGTGTCCATACCGTTATTACATTCGGAGGAGTTTCATCTGTCTCTCACACCTGGACAGAGCAGGAAGTCCTTCGTCTTGCAGATCAACAAG AGTGTGAGTTTGTGGTGGCCGTTTGGACACGGAGAGCAGCCTCTCTATGAGCTGGAGATACAGATCAAGGTGGAGGATGGAGAGACATTTAATGCGCAGCGAAAG GTTGCTTTCCGCACAGTGGAGTTGATCCAGGAGCCCATCCCGTCCTCTCCTGGCCTCAGCTTCTACTTCCGGATTAATGGGAGACCAATTTTCCTGAAAGGTTCGAACTGGATTCCTGTCCATGCCTTTCAGGACCAGGTTACCGCTGACAT GATCAGCGTCCTGCTCCGGTCTGCTCAGAAGGCCAATATGAACGCTTTGAGAGTGTGGGGGGGCGGCGTTTACGAGCAGGACCTCTTCTACAGCCTGTGTGACACGTATGGAATCATG ATTTGGCAGGACTTCATGTTTGCCTGTGCGCTGTACCCTACGGAGAAGGACTTTATACAGACCGTGAGGGAGgaagtcacgcagcag GTTCGCCGGTTGAAATCTCACCCGTCTGTGGTCATCTGGAGCGGGAACAACGAGAATGAAGCTGCCATCGCAGCTGACTGGTTCAACATCTCTGCTGCCGAGCGGCCGCTGTACGTGAGAGATTACGTCAGTCTGTACGTGGAGAACATCAGAGACCTCGTGCTGCAG GAGGACGGCACGCGTCCGTTTCTAGTGTCCAGCCCAACCAATGGGGTCGAGTCAGAGAAGGAAGGCTGGGTGGCTCATGACCCCTATGACCCCCACTATGGCGACACGCACTACTATAGCTATTACAACGATTGCTGGAACTGGACTGCTTTCCCACGCACGCGCTTCGCCTCTGAGTACGGCTTCCAGTCCTGGCCTTCGTTTTCCACCCTCCGTAAG GTCTCAGTGTCTTCAGACTGGGATTTCAGCAGTAATTTCTCGTCTCATCGGCAGCATCATGAAGATGGGAATCAGCAGATGCTGAAGCAAGCAGAACTACATTACATCCTCCCCAACCGCTCCGACCCGGTGCAGAGATACAGAGACACTCTTTACATCACTCAG GTGATGCAGGCGCAGTGTGTGAAGATTCAAACAGAGTTCTACCGCCGCAGCCGCAGTGACATCGTCGAGGGCAAAGGTCATACAATGGGCACTCTTTACTGGCAGCTCAATGACATCTGGCAGGGGCCATCCTGGTCCTCTGTAG AGTTTGGTGGTAAATGGAAGATGCTGCACTACTGGGCTGCAGATTTTTTCGCTCCCGTCCTCTCGGCGGCGGTCGAGGATGAGGGAGACCTGCTGATTTACGCCGTCTCTGACACACACTCTGAGCAGCACAAGGTCAAAGCCACG GTGAAGTTCTTCAGCTGGAGCAGCTTTGATGCCGTTTGCTCTCTAGAGTCTAATGTGACTGCAGTAAAAGCAGGAGGAAGCACGCTTGTGTTTCAGCATCCCATATCCGCTCTCCTGGAGCAATGTGGGAGCTGCACTCGGCGCTCCTGCGTCGTCACCTTTCACCTCAGTAGCCCAGAAGGTCAAATGATCAGCCCTCTCAATCACATCTTCCTCAGCTCTCCACGACATGCGGAAGGTTTGCAGAAACCTGGCATCACG TTCACTGTAAAGGATGCTGGGATTGTTCAGAGTTTTGTCGTGACTCTGCACTGCTCCTTTCCCGCCGTGTACGTTTGGCTGGATGTTGATGATATTCCCGGTCACTTTAATGTCAATGGCTTCCTGATGCTGTCTAACACATCCACAGTTACTTTTGGAGCATGGAGACCCACCACTGCCGAAGAAATCACTGCAAATCTCCACCTCACGTCTC
- the manba gene encoding beta-mannosidase isoform X2 produces MNHAVWCFACFCLFEAVSLEIFSLDGEWKLLNSNSSVSVSAEVPGCVHTALQRQGFISDPYYRFNDLNYRWISLDNWTYTTSFSVPAHVRGKGKAVLVFEGVDTISTVSLNGVVIGKTDNMFRRYDFEVTGLLKDQENVLQVWIMSAVTYASQRSRAHTEYRVPPDCPPPVQKGECHVNFIRKAQSSFSWDWGPSFPTLGIWKGVRLEVFNTLRVLSFTTVPKYDSGNSSWNFEVELFFDVVVASKALVLVSIPLLHSEEFHLSLTPGQSRKSFVLQINKSVSLWWPFGHGEQPLYELEIQIKVEDGETFNAQRKVAFRTVELIQEPIPSSPGLSFYFRINGRPIFLKGSNWIPVHAFQDQVTADMISVLLRSAQKANMNALRVWGGGVYEQDLFYSLCDTYGIMVRRLKSHPSVVIWSGNNENEAAIAADWFNISAAERPLYVRDYVSLYVENIRDLVLQEDGTRPFLVSSPTNGVESEKEGWVAHDPYDPHYGDTHYYSYYNDCWNWTAFPRTRFASEYGFQSWPSFSTLRKVSVSSDWDFSSNFSSHRQHHEDGNQQMLKQAELHYILPNRSDPVQRYRDTLYITQVMQAQCVKIQTEFYRRSRSDIVEGKGHTMGTLYWQLNDIWQGPSWSSVEFGGKWKMLHYWAADFFAPVLSAAVEDEGDLLIYAVSDTHSEQHKVKATVKFFSWSSFDAVCSLESNVTAVKAGGSTLVFQHPISALLEQCGSCTRRSCVVTFHLSSPEGQMISPLNHIFLSSPRHAEGLQKPGITFTVKDAGIVQSFVVTLHCSFPAVYVWLDVDDIPGHFNVNGFLMLSNTSTVTFGAWRPTTAEEITANLHLTSLRDVY; encoded by the exons ATGAATCACGCGGTCTGGTGCTTTGCGTGCTTTTGCCTGTTCGAGGCGGTTTCTCTGGAGATCTTCTCTCTGGACGGGGAATGGAAGCTGCTGAACTCGAACTCGTCTGTTTCTGTCAGCGCCGAGGTCCCGGGCTGTGTTCACACTGCTCTGCAGCGCCAGGGCTTCATCTCG GATCCATATTACAGGTTTAATGACCTGAACTACAGATGGATTTCACTGGACAACTGGACCTACACTACATCATTCTCAGTGCCTGCTCATGTGAG AGGGAAAGGGAAAGCCGTCCTGGTGTTTGAAGGAGTCGACACAATCTCTACCGTTTCCCTCAATGGAGTCGTCATCGGAAAGACAGACAATATGTTTCGCAGATAT GATTTTGAAGTTACTGGGCTGCTCAAGGATCAAGAGAATGTTCTCCAGGTGTGGATTATGTCGGCGGTGACGTACGCGTCTCAGAGGAGTCGTGCCCACACTGAGTACAGAGTCCCACCTGACTGTCCTCCTCCGGTACAGAAAGGAGAGTGTCACGTCAACTTTATCCGAAAG GCTCAGAGCTCGTTCAGCTGGGACTGGGGTCCATCTTTCCCAACTCTGGGCATCTGGAAAGGAGTTCGGCTCGAGGTCTTCAACACTTTAAGGGTTCTAAGTTTTACCACAGTTCCAAAATATG ACTCTGGAAATTCAAGCTGGAATTTTGAAGTGGAGTTGTTCTTCGATGTTGTTGTTGCATCGAAGGCTCTCGTCCTCGTGTCCATACCGTTATTACATTCGGAGGAGTTTCATCTGTCTCTCACACCTGGACAGAGCAGGAAGTCCTTCGTCTTGCAGATCAACAAG AGTGTGAGTTTGTGGTGGCCGTTTGGACACGGAGAGCAGCCTCTCTATGAGCTGGAGATACAGATCAAGGTGGAGGATGGAGAGACATTTAATGCGCAGCGAAAG GTTGCTTTCCGCACAGTGGAGTTGATCCAGGAGCCCATCCCGTCCTCTCCTGGCCTCAGCTTCTACTTCCGGATTAATGGGAGACCAATTTTCCTGAAAGGTTCGAACTGGATTCCTGTCCATGCCTTTCAGGACCAGGTTACCGCTGACAT GATCAGCGTCCTGCTCCGGTCTGCTCAGAAGGCCAATATGAACGCTTTGAGAGTGTGGGGGGGCGGCGTTTACGAGCAGGACCTCTTCTACAGCCTGTGTGACACGTATGGAATCATG GTTCGCCGGTTGAAATCTCACCCGTCTGTGGTCATCTGGAGCGGGAACAACGAGAATGAAGCTGCCATCGCAGCTGACTGGTTCAACATCTCTGCTGCCGAGCGGCCGCTGTACGTGAGAGATTACGTCAGTCTGTACGTGGAGAACATCAGAGACCTCGTGCTGCAG GAGGACGGCACGCGTCCGTTTCTAGTGTCCAGCCCAACCAATGGGGTCGAGTCAGAGAAGGAAGGCTGGGTGGCTCATGACCCCTATGACCCCCACTATGGCGACACGCACTACTATAGCTATTACAACGATTGCTGGAACTGGACTGCTTTCCCACGCACGCGCTTCGCCTCTGAGTACGGCTTCCAGTCCTGGCCTTCGTTTTCCACCCTCCGTAAG GTCTCAGTGTCTTCAGACTGGGATTTCAGCAGTAATTTCTCGTCTCATCGGCAGCATCATGAAGATGGGAATCAGCAGATGCTGAAGCAAGCAGAACTACATTACATCCTCCCCAACCGCTCCGACCCGGTGCAGAGATACAGAGACACTCTTTACATCACTCAG GTGATGCAGGCGCAGTGTGTGAAGATTCAAACAGAGTTCTACCGCCGCAGCCGCAGTGACATCGTCGAGGGCAAAGGTCATACAATGGGCACTCTTTACTGGCAGCTCAATGACATCTGGCAGGGGCCATCCTGGTCCTCTGTAG AGTTTGGTGGTAAATGGAAGATGCTGCACTACTGGGCTGCAGATTTTTTCGCTCCCGTCCTCTCGGCGGCGGTCGAGGATGAGGGAGACCTGCTGATTTACGCCGTCTCTGACACACACTCTGAGCAGCACAAGGTCAAAGCCACG GTGAAGTTCTTCAGCTGGAGCAGCTTTGATGCCGTTTGCTCTCTAGAGTCTAATGTGACTGCAGTAAAAGCAGGAGGAAGCACGCTTGTGTTTCAGCATCCCATATCCGCTCTCCTGGAGCAATGTGGGAGCTGCACTCGGCGCTCCTGCGTCGTCACCTTTCACCTCAGTAGCCCAGAAGGTCAAATGATCAGCCCTCTCAATCACATCTTCCTCAGCTCTCCACGACATGCGGAAGGTTTGCAGAAACCTGGCATCACG TTCACTGTAAAGGATGCTGGGATTGTTCAGAGTTTTGTCGTGACTCTGCACTGCTCCTTTCCCGCCGTGTACGTTTGGCTGGATGTTGATGATATTCCCGGTCACTTTAATGTCAATGGCTTCCTGATGCTGTCTAACACATCCACAGTTACTTTTGGAGCATGGAGACCCACCACTGCCGAAGAAATCACTGCAAATCTCCACCTCACGTCTC
- the ube2d3 gene encoding ubiquitin-conjugating enzyme E2 D3 isoform X2, whose product MALKRIQKELTDLARDPPAQCSAGPVGDDVFHWQATIMGPNESPYQGGVFFLTIHFPTDYPFKPPKVAFTTRIYHPNINSNGSICLDILRSQWSPALTISKVLLSICSLLCDPNPDDPLVPEIARIYKTDTEKYNRIAREWTQKYAM is encoded by the exons ATGGCGCTTAAACGAATCCAAAAG GAACTGACTGATCTGGCTCGGGATCCTCCCGCTCAGTGTTCAGCAGGTCCGGTGGGGGATGATG TGTTCCACTGGCAGGCGACCATCATGGGGCCG aaTGAAAGTCCATATCAGGGTGGCGTCTTTTTCCTAACCATACACTTCCCAACAGATTACCCCTTTAAACCACCAAAG gtTGCTTTTACTACAAGAATCTACCATCCTAACATAAACAGTAATGGCAGCATCTGTCTGGATATCCTCAGGTCCCAGTGGTCACCTGCACTCACCATTTCTAAAG TTCTCCTGTCCATCTGCTCACTCTTATGTGACCCCAATCCAGACGACCCTCTTGTGCCAGAGATTGCCAGAATCTATAAAACAGACACAGAGAA ATACAACAGAATAGCGCGGGAATGGACTCAGAAATATGCCATGTGA
- the ube2d3 gene encoding ubiquitin-conjugating enzyme E2 D3 isoform X1, producing MALKRIQKELTDLARDPPAQCSAGPVGDDVFHWQATIMGPNESPYQGGVFFLTIHFPTDYPFKPPKVAFTTRIYHPNINSNGSICLDILRSQWSPALTISKVLLSICSLLCDPNPDDPLVPEIARIYKTDTEKYNRMAKEWTEKYAML from the exons ATGGCGCTTAAACGAATCCAAAAG GAACTGACTGATCTGGCTCGGGATCCTCCCGCTCAGTGTTCAGCAGGTCCGGTGGGGGATGATG TGTTCCACTGGCAGGCGACCATCATGGGGCCG aaTGAAAGTCCATATCAGGGTGGCGTCTTTTTCCTAACCATACACTTCCCAACAGATTACCCCTTTAAACCACCAAAG gtTGCTTTTACTACAAGAATCTACCATCCTAACATAAACAGTAATGGCAGCATCTGTCTGGATATCCTCAGGTCCCAGTGGTCACCTGCACTCACCATTTCTAAAG TTCTCCTGTCCATCTGCTCACTCTTATGTGACCCCAATCCAGACGACCCTCTTGTGCCAGAGATTGCCAGAATCTATAAAACAGACACAGAGAA GTATAATAGAATGGCAAAGGAATGGACAGAGAAATATGCCATGCTGTAG
- the zmp:0000000662 gene encoding RING finger protein 145, with protein MPRLEEVANVVLRVPSVLVLDMLYKCDIDSFTDHLTARTEDMLFKYKYVIWNIYYLGHVVSVVVLLLPLGHIIQLYLHVLCALLLYMAHQIVRDYVRGEAQYGYDGALFLDSPALNRFVTALTSQIIISTLCAFLMRTRRLWLFSAHLLPLLARVFSVPLDWLLTLSSVSMMITVAEVAVFLLVNLFVPYRLARATYREIMEIEVTELYRLMAVGVSLWHGFAVPVLFSVFWFVLFGVQLITNFGTTAQQGPLLYLLTSVSECCASPYSLLGLTFVVSYTALGLLSLCKFYLGGFNALQNHNVMHRGVTEGVTLLLLALQTGLLDMAALQRCFLLFIILFIVLTSTLQSMSEITEPVVLGLGASRNRCVWKHLRGLSMCGFLLLFPGFMAYKISQFFNMDFWLLILVSSCMLTSLQVTGTLLIYSLFMVEVWRGAALPGLDEIVYYVNGVCRVLEFAVAVCVVAYGAWESLWGEWSWMGASVIIIHSYCNVWLRAQAGWRSFLLRQEAARKINVLPRASAEQLRDHNDVCAICFQDMTSAVITYCGHFFHGNCLRKWLYVQETCPMCHASIKPSSNPTAHPNPPPSEQHPRPESHEEEEEEEEQGSQGDDDVCPPESDRKYSQSPQRLHCGANGDSQSVDNPAPSCSSEGDSQELREAD; from the exons ATGCCCCGACTGGAAGAGGTCGCGAATGTCGTGCTCAGGGTGCCCAGTGTCCTGGTGCTGGACATGCTGTACAAGTGTGACATCGACAGCTTCACGGATCATCTCACAGCCAGGACTGAAGACATGCTCTTCAAGTACAAATATGTCATCTGGAACATATATTACCTGG GTCATGTGGTCAGTGTTGTGGTACTGCTGCTGCCGCTCGGACACATTATCCAGCTCTACCTGCATGTTCTCTGTGCCCTGCTGCTCTACATGGCTCATCAGATCGTCAG AGATTATGTGAGAGGTGAAGCTCAGTATGGGTATGATGGTGCGCTCTTTCTGGACTCTCCAGCGCTGAACCGTTTCGTGACGGCACTCACCA GTCAGATAATAATCAGTACGCTGTGTGCGTTCCTCATGCGGACTCGACGTCTGTGGCTGTTCTCGGCACACTTGCTCCCTCTTCTGGCACGTGTGTTTTCTGTCCCGCTGGACTGGCTCCTCACGCTCTCCTCAGTGTCCATGATGATCACAGTGGCCGAGGTGGCCGTCTTCCTCCTCGTCAACCTCTTTGTGCCGTACAGGCTGGCCAGAGCCACTTACAGAGAAATCATGGAAATCGAG GTGACGGAGTTATACAGACTGATGGCCGTCGGCGTGTCTCTCTGGCATGGCTTCGCTGTGCCCGTGTTGTTTAGTGTCTTCTGGTTTGTGCTGTTCGGAGTGCAACTTATCACCAATTTTGGCACTACCGCCCAGCAGGGGCCGCTGCTCTACCTCCTGACCAG TGTATCCGAATGCTGTGCTAGCCCGTACTCCCTGCTCGGCCTGACGTTTGTGGTGTCTTATACGGCTCTGGGACTCCTGAGTCTCTGTAAGTTCTACCTCGGAGGATTCAACGCTCTCCAGAACCATAATGTCATGCACAG GGGTGTGACCGAGGGCGTGACCCTGCTGCTGCTCGCCCTGCAGACCGGGCTGTTGGACATGGCCGCTCTACAGCGCTGCTTTCTGCTCTTCATCATCCTCTTCATCGTTCTCACATCTACTTTACAGAGCATGAGTGAGATCACAGAGCCGGTCGTGTTGGGGCTCGGAGCCAGTAGAAACAG GTGTGTGTGGAAACACTTGCGTGGTTTATCCATGTGTGGGTTTCTGCTGCTCTTTCCGGGATTCATGGCCTATAAGATCTCCCAGTTCTTCAACATGGACTTCTGGCTGCTGATCTTGGTGTCCAGCTGTATGCTCACCTCCCTGCAG GTGACCGGCACCCTGCTGATCTACAGCCTGTTCATGGTGGAGGTGTGGCGCGGCGCGGCCCTGCCCGGTCTGGACGAGATCGTTTACTACGTGAACGGAGTGTGTCGAGTGCTGGAGTTCGCGGTGGCCGTGTGTGTGGTGGCGTACGGAGCGTGGGAGTCGCTGTGGGGCGAGTGGAGCTGGATGGGAGCGTCGGTCATCATCATCCACTCCTACTGCAACGTGTGGCTACGTGCCCAGGCCGGCTGGAGGAGCTTCCTGCTTAGACAGGAAGCCGCTCGCAAAATCAACGTATTGCCACGGGCCAGTGCAGAGCAGCTGCGGGATCACAATGATGTCTGTGCCATCTGCTTCCAG GACATGACATCAGCGGTAATAACATACTGTGGTCATTTCTTCCATGGCAACTGTTTGAGAAAGTGGCTTTATGTGCAAGAGACTTGCCCCATGTGCCACGCCTCCATCAAACCCTCCTCCAATCCGACGGCACACCCAAACCCACCTCCGTCAGAGCAACACCCGCGTCCTGAGTCccatgaggaggaggaggaggaggaggagcagGGATCACAGGGAGATGATGATGTTTGCCCTCCAGAGTCTGACAGGAAATACTCCCAGAGTCCCCAACGGTTGCACTGCGGTGCGAATGGTGATTCCCAAAGCGTGGACAATCCTGCTCCGAGCTGCTCCTCAGAGGGGGATTCGCAGGAGCTTCGGGAAGCAGACTGA